In Mycolicibacterium phocaicum, one DNA window encodes the following:
- a CDS encoding ATP-dependent Clp protease proteolytic subunit has product MNPELAPQARYILPQFSERTHLGERIVDPYAKLFDERIIFLGAQVDDVSANDVMAQLLVLESQDPDRDITMYINSPGGSFTSLMAIYDTMQYVRADIQTVCLGQAASAAAVLLAAGTPGKRMALPNARVLIHQPSLGGVIQGQFSDLEIQAAEIERMRTLMEETLARHTGKEAAVIRKDTDRDKILTAADAKEYGIIDTVLEYRKLSAQKA; this is encoded by the coding sequence CTGAACCCGGAGCTGGCTCCGCAGGCGCGTTACATCCTGCCGCAGTTCAGCGAGCGCACCCACCTCGGTGAGCGCATCGTCGACCCCTACGCCAAGCTGTTCGACGAGCGCATCATCTTCCTGGGCGCCCAGGTCGACGACGTGTCCGCCAACGACGTGATGGCCCAGCTGCTGGTGCTCGAGTCGCAGGACCCTGATCGCGACATCACCATGTACATCAACTCGCCGGGTGGCTCGTTCACCTCGCTGATGGCGATCTACGACACCATGCAGTACGTCCGCGCCGACATCCAGACGGTCTGCCTCGGTCAGGCCGCGTCGGCCGCCGCGGTGCTGCTGGCCGCCGGTACGCCAGGCAAGCGCATGGCGCTGCCGAACGCCCGCGTGCTGATCCACCAGCCCTCGCTCGGTGGCGTCATCCAGGGTCAGTTCTCCGACCTGGAAATCCAGGCCGCCGAGATAGAGCGCATGCGGACCCTCATGGAGGAGACGCTGGCGCGACACACCGGCAAGGAAGCCGCCGTCATCCGCAAGGACACCGACCGCGACAAGATCCTGACCGCAGCCGACGCCAAGGAATACGGGATCATCGACACGGTCCTGGAGTACCGGAAGCTCTCGGCCCAGAAGGCCTAG
- a CDS encoding ATP-dependent Clp protease proteolytic subunit — MRSSAPGLNLTDSVYERLLAERIIFLGSQVDDDIANRLCAQILLLTAEDPTKDIHMYINSPGGSISAGMAIFDTMELSDCDIATYAMGMAASMGEFLLAAGTKGKRHALPHARVLMHQPLGGVTGSAADIAIQAEQFHVIKKEMFRLNAQFTGKTIEQIEADSDRDRWFTAQEALEYGFVDHIITRANLNGGKGASK, encoded by the coding sequence ATGCGTTCAAGCGCACCGGGGCTCAACCTCACGGACTCGGTCTATGAGCGTTTGCTTGCCGAGCGCATCATCTTCCTGGGCTCGCAGGTCGACGACGACATCGCCAACCGGCTGTGCGCCCAGATCCTGCTGCTGACGGCCGAGGATCCGACCAAAGACATTCACATGTACATCAACTCGCCGGGTGGCTCGATCAGCGCCGGCATGGCGATCTTCGACACCATGGAGTTGTCGGACTGCGACATCGCCACCTACGCGATGGGCATGGCTGCATCGATGGGCGAGTTCCTGCTGGCCGCCGGCACCAAGGGCAAGCGCCATGCGCTGCCGCACGCCCGCGTGCTGATGCACCAGCCGCTCGGTGGCGTCACCGGCAGCGCGGCGGACATCGCGATCCAGGCCGAACAGTTCCACGTCATCAAGAAAGAGATGTTCCGGCTCAACGCCCAGTTCACGGGCAAGACCATCGAGCAGATCGAGGCCGACTCCGACCGCGACCGCTGGTTCACGGCGCAGGAAGCGCTCGAATACGGCTTCGTCGACCACATCATCACCCGTGCAAACCTCAACGGCGGCAAGGGAGCCTCGAAGTGA
- the tig gene encoding trigger factor — MKSTVEQLSPTRVRINVEVPFTELQPEFDQAYKELAKQVRLPGFRPGKAPAKLLEARIGRGAVLEQVVNSAIPARYGEAVTAQDVKPLGQPEIDITKLEDNDELVFTAEVDVRPEITLPDLKAIKITVDPIVINDDEVDAELQNLRARFGTLTGVERAAADGDFVSIDLSATVDGEDVPEAKTEGLSHQIGSGQLIEGLDEAIIGLKAGESKEFPTTLAAGEHAGKEAVVTVTVKSVKERELPEPDDDFAQLASEFDTIDELKESLVTQVRRVKQIGQAEQIRDKAVETLLEQIEVPLPEAIVQATVDETVHNAVHGLDHDEAKFEEQLKEQGSSREEFDADTRTNAEKAVKTQLLMDAIADELDVKVGQGDLMERIALMARQYGIEPQQLIQILQQNNQLPSMFADIRRGMTIAAVVSGATVTDTDGNTVDTAEFFGPAGDAAEAQATDEVQAEAPAADEAPAEDEKPAKAKKAKAKADDEAKDEKPAKEKKAKKADKDA; from the coding sequence GTGAAGAGCACCGTGGAGCAGTTGAGCCCGACTCGGGTTCGCATCAACGTGGAGGTGCCCTTCACCGAGCTTCAACCCGAGTTCGACCAGGCCTACAAGGAGCTGGCCAAGCAGGTCCGCCTGCCCGGCTTCCGTCCCGGCAAGGCCCCGGCCAAGCTGCTCGAGGCCCGCATCGGCCGCGGCGCCGTGCTGGAGCAGGTCGTCAACAGCGCCATCCCGGCCCGCTACGGCGAGGCCGTCACCGCCCAGGACGTCAAGCCGCTGGGCCAGCCCGAGATCGACATCACCAAGCTCGAGGACAACGACGAGCTCGTCTTCACCGCCGAGGTCGACGTCCGTCCGGAGATCACCCTGCCGGACCTGAAGGCCATCAAGATCACTGTGGACCCGATCGTCATCAACGACGACGAGGTCGACGCCGAACTGCAGAACCTGCGCGCCCGCTTCGGCACCCTGACCGGTGTCGAGCGCGCCGCCGCCGACGGCGACTTCGTCTCCATCGACCTTTCGGCCACCGTCGACGGTGAGGACGTGCCGGAGGCCAAGACCGAGGGCCTGTCGCACCAGATCGGTTCCGGCCAGCTGATCGAGGGCCTCGACGAGGCCATCATCGGCCTGAAGGCCGGCGAGTCCAAGGAATTCCCGACCACTCTGGCCGCAGGCGAGCACGCCGGCAAGGAAGCCGTGGTGACCGTCACCGTCAAGTCGGTCAAGGAGCGCGAGCTGCCGGAGCCGGACGACGACTTCGCCCAGCTGGCCAGCGAGTTCGACACCATCGATGAGCTCAAGGAGAGCCTGGTCACCCAGGTTCGCCGCGTGAAGCAGATCGGTCAGGCCGAGCAGATCCGCGACAAGGCCGTCGAGACCCTGCTCGAGCAGATCGAGGTGCCGCTGCCCGAGGCCATCGTCCAGGCGACCGTCGACGAGACCGTCCACAACGCGGTCCACGGACTCGACCACGATGAGGCCAAGTTCGAGGAGCAGCTCAAGGAGCAGGGCAGCAGCCGCGAGGAGTTCGACGCGGACACCCGCACCAACGCCGAGAAGGCCGTCAAGACCCAGCTGCTGATGGACGCCATCGCCGACGAGCTGGACGTCAAGGTCGGCCAGGGTGACCTTATGGAGCGCATCGCGCTGATGGCCCGCCAGTACGGCATCGAGCCGCAGCAGCTCATCCAGATCCTCCAGCAGAACAACCAGCTGCCGTCCATGTTCGCCGACATCCGTCGCGGCATGACCATCGCCGCCGTGGTCTCGGGTGCGACCGTCACCGACACCGATGGCAACACCGTCGACACCGCGGAGTTCTTCGGCCCGGCCGGCGACGCCGCTGAGGCCCAGGCCACCGACGAGGTCCAAGCCGAGGCTCCCGCCGCGGACGAGGCTCCGGCCGAGGACGAGAAGCCCGCCAAGGCCAAGAAGGCGAAGGCCAAGGCTGACGATGAGGCCAAGGACGAGAAGCCGGCCAAGGAAAAGAAGGCCAAGAAGGCGGACAAGGACGCCTGA
- a CDS encoding alkane 1-monooxygenase, with amino-acid sequence MTASITPSDRRNRRLVDVRTEVAEATWRDPKRYLWLLVPSAPGAVTLSWLLVWTTRLHFFWWTALFVILVAGPAADHLLGREKSGRAPDHILAELQQDRFYRFATHMFLPTQYLALAFGCWVWAGGGWVTLTFTDKLGLMVAVGLSGGIANNAAHELGHRRDRAERWLSKLALAQSWYGQFYVEHNRGHHVRVATPEDPASARFGENVYFFVVRSVVGSTRSAWRLEAKRLDRQGHSRWSVRNDVLNAWLLSVILFAGLALWFRPVVLPWLFGQALIGIFLLEAMNYLSHYGLRRQKLPSGRYERLRPTHSWNSNTVIMNVFLLHLQRHSDHHVDPSHRYQGIRHAEDAPQLPSSYTAMLVLSLVPMLWRRVMDPRVLAIYGGDVRLTALSPRQLKRLARDGS; translated from the coding sequence ATGACCGCGTCGATCACCCCATCAGACCGCCGAAACAGGCGGCTCGTCGACGTGCGCACAGAGGTTGCTGAGGCCACGTGGCGGGACCCGAAGAGATACCTGTGGCTGCTGGTCCCGTCCGCTCCCGGCGCGGTGACGCTGTCCTGGCTGCTGGTGTGGACCACCCGGCTCCACTTCTTCTGGTGGACCGCACTCTTCGTGATCCTGGTGGCGGGGCCCGCCGCCGATCATCTGCTAGGGCGCGAGAAAAGCGGTCGCGCACCCGACCACATCCTGGCCGAACTGCAGCAGGACAGGTTCTACCGGTTCGCGACCCACATGTTCCTGCCCACGCAGTACCTCGCGCTGGCTTTCGGCTGCTGGGTGTGGGCCGGCGGCGGCTGGGTCACGTTGACGTTCACCGACAAGCTGGGGCTGATGGTCGCGGTCGGCCTGTCGGGTGGCATCGCCAACAACGCGGCCCACGAATTGGGGCACCGGCGCGACCGCGCCGAACGGTGGCTCAGCAAGCTCGCGCTCGCGCAGAGTTGGTACGGCCAGTTCTACGTCGAGCACAACCGCGGGCACCACGTCCGCGTCGCGACACCGGAAGACCCGGCCAGTGCCCGCTTCGGCGAGAACGTGTACTTCTTCGTGGTGCGCTCGGTCGTCGGCAGCACCCGCTCGGCCTGGCGGCTCGAGGCCAAACGCCTTGACCGCCAAGGCCATTCGCGCTGGAGCGTACGCAACGACGTGCTCAACGCCTGGCTGTTGAGCGTGATCTTGTTCGCCGGGCTGGCACTGTGGTTCCGGCCCGTGGTCCTGCCATGGCTTTTCGGCCAGGCGCTCATCGGCATCTTCCTACTGGAGGCCATGAACTACCTGTCGCACTACGGGCTGCGCCGGCAGAAACTGCCGTCGGGTCGCTATGAGCGACTGCGCCCCACGCACAGCTGGAACAGCAACACGGTCATCATGAACGTGTTCCTGCTGCATCTGCAGCGGCACTCGGATCACCACGTCGACCCGTCGCATCGCTACCAAGGGATTCGGCACGCCGAGGACGCGCCGCAGCTGCCGAGCAGCTACACCGCGATGCTGGTCCTCAGCCTCGTCCCGATGTTGTGGCGCCGCGTGATGGATCCGCGGGTCCTCGCGATCTACGGCGGCGACGTCCGACTCACCGCGCTGAGCCCGCGGCAGCTGAAGCGGCTGGCCCGCGACGGCAGCTAG
- a CDS encoding DUF2628 domain-containing protein — MSQQVPSSTVSPSWQKRFDFFNTYGLPNSTPESKAAYQALSFLERVKLTSNILAFLFGPIYFFVKGMWRKGLTLLGIFVAVEVVLVVLNVSDSLARAIGFGLAAIGMSTANYAYYLHVVRGSQSWNLFEGHGRRR; from the coding sequence GTGTCACAGCAAGTTCCCAGTTCCACGGTGTCCCCGTCGTGGCAGAAGCGGTTCGATTTCTTCAACACCTACGGTCTGCCGAACTCGACGCCGGAGTCCAAGGCTGCCTACCAGGCACTGTCGTTCCTGGAGCGGGTGAAACTCACCTCGAACATCCTGGCCTTCCTGTTCGGCCCGATCTACTTCTTCGTCAAGGGCATGTGGCGCAAGGGGCTGACGCTGCTCGGGATCTTCGTCGCGGTCGAGGTGGTGCTCGTCGTCCTCAACGTGTCGGATTCCCTCGCCCGCGCGATCGGGTTCGGTCTGGCCGCGATCGGCATGTCGACCGCGAATTACGCGTACTACCTGCACGTGGTGCGGGGCAGCCAGTCCTGGAACCTGTTCGAGGGGCACGGCAGGCGGCGCTAG
- a CDS encoding NUDIX domain-containing protein — MTESLATWLSVDVFAVSPGDEPGLILARRQREPHQGDWALPGVVLDAANGETVAAAAHRALRDRAGAEPIDGPPTVALVVSDPQRDERGHTVSLVNVMRAQPGDDVLLVRDGDPVPPLPFGHNAMIRDTAATVSQRLLSDPATVAAMFGGGCTAGEVCALTKLLFHLSGGTGAEPIPLAAMRRRLERAALFAPDGSRPAHTRPVTVFRVAR; from the coding sequence ATGACTGAGTCGCTGGCCACCTGGCTGAGCGTCGACGTCTTCGCGGTGAGCCCCGGCGATGAGCCGGGGCTCATCCTCGCGCGCCGGCAGCGCGAACCCCACCAGGGCGACTGGGCACTGCCCGGCGTGGTTCTCGATGCGGCCAACGGGGAGACGGTCGCCGCGGCGGCACACCGCGCGCTGCGGGACCGGGCCGGCGCCGAGCCGATCGATGGACCGCCGACGGTGGCCCTCGTCGTGTCCGACCCGCAGCGCGACGAGCGCGGGCACACCGTGTCCCTGGTGAACGTGATGCGCGCCCAACCCGGCGACGACGTTCTCCTGGTGCGCGACGGTGACCCCGTGCCGCCGCTGCCCTTCGGACACAACGCGATGATCAGGGACACCGCGGCGACGGTGTCGCAGCGACTCTTGTCGGACCCCGCGACCGTCGCGGCGATGTTCGGCGGCGGCTGCACGGCCGGTGAGGTCTGCGCGCTGACGAAGCTGCTGTTCCACCTGTCCGGCGGCACTGGAGCCGAGCCGATTCCGCTGGCGGCGATGCGGCGCCGGCTGGAACGGGCGGCCCTGTTCGCCCCGGATGGCAGCCGGCCCGCGCACACCCGGCCGGTGACGGTGTTCCGGGTCGCCAGATAA
- a CDS encoding nicotinate phosphoribosyltransferase, whose protein sequence is MTVEATTTYRPETIAALDVLMDTDAYKLDHRRQYPAATEYVYSNLTARGSRIPGVSWTAFFGLQAYLRDLNQRWSAFFAADVDEVCRAYVDRVTQVLGPNDVGAAHIRELHAYGRLPLRVRALPEGTIVPVGVPYLTVENTAPEFFWLTNYIETEMSAALWQPITSATTAWRNRTLLDARARATGADPAAVDWQGHDFSFRGMAGSAAAAASGAAHLLAFTGTDCLPALGWIDRNYPGSAGIIGGSVPATEHSVMCAGTQDDEIATFARLLDLYPTGIVSIVSDTWDLWHVCTGILPTLKDTITARDGKVVIRPDSGDPERILCGDPQAPAGSPARKGVVNLLWEVFGGTVNAAGYRELDPHIGVIYGDSITHDRADAITANLMGQGYVSTTPVLGFGSYTYQYVTRDTFSIAMKATWVQIDGRGRDIAKAPVTDPGKRSARGRLAVVRDERGRLTLVQGAAGAVETTDAMRTVFEDGVVVNPVTFAEVRATVRRDWAAYAAGEEDARHD, encoded by the coding sequence ATGACCGTAGAAGCAACCACCACATATCGGCCGGAAACCATTGCGGCCCTGGATGTCCTGATGGACACCGACGCCTACAAGCTGGATCACCGCCGCCAGTACCCGGCCGCCACCGAGTACGTCTACTCCAACCTGACGGCCCGCGGCAGCCGCATCCCCGGGGTGAGCTGGACGGCGTTCTTCGGCCTGCAGGCCTATCTGCGGGACTTGAACCAGCGGTGGAGCGCCTTCTTCGCCGCCGACGTCGACGAGGTGTGCCGGGCTTACGTGGACCGGGTCACCCAGGTCTTGGGGCCCAATGATGTTGGCGCCGCGCACATCCGGGAGCTGCATGCCTACGGCCGGCTGCCGCTGCGGGTCCGGGCGCTGCCGGAGGGGACCATCGTCCCGGTCGGCGTGCCGTACCTGACCGTCGAGAACACCGCGCCCGAATTCTTCTGGCTGACGAACTACATCGAGACCGAGATGTCGGCCGCGCTGTGGCAGCCCATCACGTCGGCGACCACCGCGTGGCGCAACCGCACGCTGCTGGACGCCCGCGCGCGGGCCACCGGCGCCGACCCGGCCGCAGTGGACTGGCAGGGGCACGATTTCTCGTTCCGGGGGATGGCCGGCAGCGCAGCCGCGGCCGCGTCGGGGGCCGCGCACCTGCTGGCGTTCACCGGCACCGACTGCCTGCCCGCGCTGGGCTGGATCGACCGGAACTACCCGGGCTCGGCCGGCATCATCGGCGGCAGTGTGCCGGCCACCGAGCACAGCGTCATGTGTGCGGGCACCCAGGACGACGAAATCGCCACCTTCGCCCGGCTGCTGGACCTGTATCCGACCGGCATCGTGTCGATCGTGAGTGACACCTGGGACCTGTGGCACGTCTGCACCGGCATCCTGCCCACGCTGAAAGACACGATCACCGCGCGCGACGGCAAGGTGGTGATCCGCCCGGACAGCGGTGACCCCGAACGCATCCTGTGCGGCGACCCGCAGGCCCCGGCCGGCAGCCCCGCCCGCAAGGGCGTGGTGAACCTGCTGTGGGAGGTGTTCGGCGGCACCGTCAACGCGGCCGGCTATCGGGAGCTGGATCCGCACATCGGCGTCATCTACGGCGACTCGATCACCCACGACCGGGCCGACGCCATCACCGCCAACCTGATGGGCCAGGGCTATGTGTCCACCACTCCGGTGCTGGGATTCGGTTCCTACACCTACCAGTACGTCACGCGCGACACCTTCTCCATCGCCATGAAGGCGACGTGGGTGCAGATCGACGGTCGCGGCCGGGACATCGCCAAGGCGCCGGTCACCGATCCGGGCAAGCGCAGCGCACGGGGCCGGTTGGCCGTGGTCCGGGACGAGCGCGGACGACTGACGCTGGTGCAGGGCGCGGCCGGCGCCGTCGAGACGACGGACGCCATGCGGACGGTGTTCGAGGACGGCGTCGTCGTCAACCCGGTGACCTTCGCGGAGGTGCGCGCTACCGTGCGACGTGATTGGGCGGCGTACGCCGCCGGCGAGGAGGACGCCCGTCATGACTGA
- a CDS encoding phosphoribosyltransferase family protein, with the protein MNATFHVFDTERGVLSTAPGIVTSYPGGDTAVRELEPLGAGLRPVIWSHCGAIDYAAAGQWAAFHRNRSTDAPVLVAPYLPSARGDHDPTDDARVAARLTAATGIAHIVTVDPHSPVWADEARRGGAAVTVIEAVDLVACGAVHHPGWAGVVAPDKGARDRAGRVASRLGVPLYVAGKQRDPATGKLSGFVAPEGLPDQGRLLVIDDICDGGGTFAGLADAIRASRPELALHLWVSHGCFTGRWRENLAGYASVTSTDSRATPDGVHVQPLEPFIVRALATLI; encoded by the coding sequence ATGAACGCGACATTCCACGTCTTCGACACCGAGCGCGGTGTGCTGTCGACCGCACCCGGAATCGTCACCAGTTACCCCGGTGGCGACACCGCGGTCCGGGAACTGGAACCGCTCGGCGCGGGACTGCGCCCGGTCATCTGGAGCCACTGCGGCGCAATCGATTACGCCGCAGCCGGGCAGTGGGCGGCTTTTCACCGCAACCGATCGACCGATGCTCCGGTGTTGGTGGCGCCGTACCTGCCGTCGGCCCGCGGTGATCACGACCCGACCGACGACGCCCGCGTCGCCGCCCGGCTCACCGCTGCCACGGGTATCGCGCACATCGTGACGGTGGATCCGCATTCGCCGGTCTGGGCCGACGAGGCCCGGCGTGGCGGAGCGGCCGTCACCGTCATCGAAGCGGTGGATCTGGTCGCATGCGGCGCCGTGCACCACCCGGGCTGGGCGGGCGTCGTCGCCCCCGACAAGGGGGCCCGCGACCGTGCCGGGCGGGTGGCATCCCGACTGGGTGTGCCGCTGTATGTCGCTGGGAAGCAACGTGATCCGGCCACCGGCAAGTTGTCGGGGTTCGTCGCTCCCGAGGGGCTGCCGGACCAGGGTCGACTGCTGGTGATCGACGACATCTGCGACGGCGGCGGCACCTTCGCCGGCCTGGCCGACGCCATCCGGGCGAGCCGCCCCGAGCTGGCGCTGCACCTGTGGGTCAGCCACGGCTGCTTCACCGGACGGTGGCGGGAGAACCTCGCCGGCTACGCCTCCGTCACGAGCACCGACTCCCGCGCCACGCCCGACGGCGTGCACGTGCAACCGCTGGAACCGTTCATCGTCCGCGCCCTGGCCACTCTGATCTGA
- a CDS encoding DUF1542 domain-containing protein: protein MEFVLILIVIVAIGFFLFSRQSKANKAAALANAKADARRVIEMLGGQVFNLTGTDEASRQALADASERYNAAASQIEQATTAQQAAFAKQSAIEGLYYVRAARTAMGIDPGPPLQQLAGQRGAGEVTEDRRIQFDGRQIQASPGPTAATPNYYPGGRVAGRPVPEGWYSEPWWKPALVAGAWGVGSVLLFDALFDGMHGVSYGASGFESGYGSGFDQGYQQGLDQSQFADSGQGQDVSWNDSSGWDAGSGGWDSGSSDSGSSCGGGGSSCGGGGCGGGCGGGGD from the coding sequence ATGGAGTTCGTGCTCATCCTGATCGTCATCGTGGCCATTGGGTTCTTCCTGTTCAGCAGACAGAGCAAGGCCAACAAGGCAGCCGCGCTGGCCAACGCGAAAGCCGATGCGCGCCGCGTCATCGAGATGCTGGGCGGGCAGGTGTTCAATCTGACCGGCACGGACGAGGCCTCACGCCAGGCCCTGGCCGATGCGTCCGAGCGCTACAACGCCGCCGCGTCGCAGATCGAACAGGCCACCACCGCCCAGCAGGCCGCCTTTGCGAAGCAGAGCGCGATAGAAGGGCTGTACTACGTGCGGGCCGCGCGGACCGCCATGGGCATCGACCCCGGTCCCCCGCTGCAGCAGCTGGCCGGCCAGCGCGGCGCGGGCGAGGTCACCGAGGACCGCCGAATCCAGTTCGACGGCAGGCAGATTCAGGCCTCACCGGGTCCGACGGCCGCCACCCCGAACTACTATCCCGGCGGCCGGGTCGCCGGTCGCCCGGTGCCCGAGGGCTGGTACTCCGAGCCGTGGTGGAAGCCGGCGCTGGTCGCCGGGGCGTGGGGTGTCGGTTCGGTGCTGCTGTTCGACGCGCTGTTCGACGGCATGCACGGAGTCAGTTACGGCGCATCGGGTTTCGAGTCCGGGTACGGCTCGGGATTCGACCAGGGCTACCAGCAGGGCCTCGATCAGAGCCAGTTCGCGGACTCCGGCCAGGGCCAGGACGTCAGCTGGAACGACAGCAGCGGCTGGGATGCCGGCAGTGGCGGTTGGGACTCCGGGAGCAGCGACTCGGGTAGCAGCTGTGGCGGTGGCGGCAGCAGCTGTGGCGGCGGTGGTTGCGGTGGCGGCTGCGGCGGTGGCGGCGACTAG
- a CDS encoding transposase gives MSRFQLLSDAQWDLIADLLPVRTGKRGRPFGDARSMVEGIIYRYRCGIAWRDVPEVFGPWQSIWTWHRRMSADGTWDSVLARLLTSADAAGMIDWAVSVDSTIARAHQHATNITRDTGGWVELQESADRAA, from the coding sequence ATGTCGCGGTTTCAGCTGTTGTCCGATGCCCAGTGGGATCTGATTGCCGATTTGCTTCCTGTTCGAACGGGTAAGCGGGGTAGGCCTTTTGGTGATGCTCGTTCGATGGTCGAAGGCATCATTTATCGGTATCGCTGTGGGATCGCCTGGCGGGACGTGCCCGAGGTGTTCGGCCCGTGGCAGAGCATCTGGACCTGGCATCGGCGGATGAGCGCTGACGGCACCTGGGATAGCGTGCTCGCCCGGTTGCTGACCTCTGCTGATGCGGCCGGGATGATCGACTGGGCGGTGTCGGTCGACTCCACCATCGCACGGGCTCATCAACACGCCACGAACATCACCCGCGACACAGGGGGCTGGGTCGAATTACAAGAATCTGCTGATCGAGCCGCCTGA
- a CDS encoding transposase, with translation MGRSRGGLTSKIHHLVDGHGRPLVVLVGAGQAHDGPVFEHLLAHLKVGRSGGGRARTRPDRVRGDKAYSSRATRMLLRRRRIGAAIPEPADQIANRACQVFCVNRLSDCPYVSCCGAYR, from the coding sequence ATTGGGCGTTCCCGCGGCGGGTTGACCAGCAAGATTCATCACCTTGTCGACGGCCACGGACGGCCGTTGGTGGTGCTCGTCGGGGCTGGGCAAGCCCACGATGGCCCGGTGTTTGAGCATTTGCTCGCTCACTTGAAAGTCGGCCGCAGCGGCGGCGGTCGAGCACGGACACGGCCTGACCGGGTTCGTGGCGATAAGGCATATTCCAGTCGTGCGACCCGGATGTTGTTGCGGCGTCGACGAATCGGCGCGGCGATACCCGAGCCCGCCGATCAGATTGCCAACCGAGCCTGTCAAGTTTTCTGTGTAAATCGCCTGTCTGATTGTCCGTATGTGAGTTGTTGTGGTGCTTACAGATAA
- a CDS encoding IS256 family transposase, producing MTTGKDMDGVLVEAVSTVEMAEALRASGAVDDLLAQIDTGEVALTGEGGLLPGLIKLALERGLAAELTDHLGYEKGDPAGRVLPNARNGSSPKTVLTEAGPVPLDVPRDRDGSFTPTLVPKGTRRIGGLDDMIVSLYAGGMTLRDIQFHLQSTIGTEVSHETISKIVDEISDEVLAWQRRPLEPLYPVIYLDAMIVKVKDGGHTRNKAAHIAVGVDMAGVKHVLGIWVQPNEGASFWASVCADLANRGVKDVLIVCCDGLTGFPEAIAATWSQAAVQTCVVHLIRNALRFVSYADRKAVAAALKPIYTAPDADAARVELDAFAASELGKKNPTVTMVFERAWEQFIPFLAFPPELRRVIYTTNSIESLNYQLRKIIKNRGQFPNDASAVKLLWLAICNIEDKRAAQRAKERGQKQGRTAPGRLVEGQVVTNWKKALEQLALVYPERIERYL from the coding sequence GTGACAACAGGCAAGGACATGGATGGGGTGCTGGTTGAGGCGGTCTCCACGGTGGAGATGGCCGAGGCGCTTCGGGCGTCGGGCGCGGTCGATGATCTGCTGGCGCAGATCGATACCGGCGAGGTGGCGCTGACCGGCGAAGGCGGGCTGCTGCCCGGGCTGATCAAGCTCGCTCTCGAACGCGGCCTGGCCGCCGAGCTGACCGATCATCTGGGGTATGAGAAGGGCGACCCGGCCGGCCGGGTGCTGCCCAACGCCCGCAACGGCAGCTCACCCAAGACTGTGCTCACCGAGGCCGGCCCGGTGCCCCTGGATGTGCCGCGGGACCGCGATGGCTCGTTCACCCCGACGCTGGTGCCCAAAGGCACCCGCCGTATCGGTGGTCTCGATGACATGATCGTTTCACTGTATGCGGGTGGAATGACGTTGCGGGACATACAATTTCATCTTCAATCGACGATCGGGACCGAGGTGTCGCACGAGACGATCTCCAAGATCGTCGACGAGATCTCCGATGAGGTGCTGGCTTGGCAGCGCCGGCCGTTGGAGCCGCTGTATCCGGTGATCTACCTCGACGCGATGATCGTGAAGGTCAAAGACGGCGGCCACACCCGCAACAAGGCCGCGCACATCGCTGTGGGCGTCGACATGGCCGGGGTCAAGCACGTCCTGGGCATCTGGGTCCAGCCCAACGAAGGCGCATCGTTCTGGGCGTCGGTGTGCGCGGACCTGGCCAACCGGGGTGTCAAGGACGTGCTGATCGTGTGCTGCGACGGGCTCACGGGCTTCCCGGAGGCGATCGCCGCGACCTGGTCGCAGGCCGCGGTGCAGACCTGCGTGGTGCATCTGATCCGCAACGCGCTGCGGTTCGTGTCCTATGCCGACCGCAAGGCCGTGGCCGCGGCGCTCAAGCCGATCTACACCGCACCCGATGCCGACGCTGCCCGCGTCGAGTTGGACGCGTTCGCCGCCTCGGAGCTGGGGAAGAAAAATCCCACGGTGACAATGGTTTTCGAACGCGCGTGGGAGCAGTTCATCCCGTTTTTGGCGTTCCCGCCTGAGCTGCGCCGGGTGATCTACACGACCAACTCGATCGAGTCGTTGAACTATCAGCTGCGCAAGATCATCAAGAACCGCGGACAGTTTCCCAACGATGCCTCGGCGGTGAAATTGCTGTGGCTGGCGATCTGCAACATCGAAGACAAACGCGCTGCACAGCGGGCCAAGGAACGCGGCCAGAAACAGGGCCGCACAGCCCCCGGACGCCTCGTGGAAGGACAGGTGGTCACCAACTGGAAGAAGGCACTCGAGCAACTCGCACTGGTCTACCCAGAGCGCATCGAACGTTATCTGTAA